In the genome of Chrysiogenia bacterium, the window TTTTTGATCGAAGAGGACAAACTCATGGCAGGCAAAACACGGGTCGCCATCTGCGGAGCGACCGGCTACACGGGATTCGAGCTCATCCGGCTCCTGCTCAACCACCCCAACGTGGAAATCACCTCGCTCACCTCGCGCCAGAGTGCCGGGATGAAGATCAGCCAGGTGCTGCGCAGCGTGGCCGGCCGGTGTGAGATCGAACTGGAACAGATCGACCCGGACGCCATCTCGGAGAAAGCCGACCTCGTCTTCACCGCGCTTCCCCACAAGGAG includes:
- the argC gene encoding N-acetyl-gamma-glutamyl-phosphate reductase (catalyzes the reduction of N-acetyl-5-glutamyl phosphate to N-acetyl-L-glutamate 5-semialdehyde in arginine biosynthesis and the reduction of N-acetyl-gamma-aminoadipyl-phosphate to N-acetyl-L-aminoadipate-semialdehyde in lysine biosynthesis; involved in both the arginine and lysine biosynthetic pathways; lysine is produced via the AAA pathway, lysine from alpha-aminoadipate); its protein translation is MAGKTRVAICGATGYTGFELIRLLLNHPNVEITSLTSRQSAGMKISQVLRSVAGRCEIELEQIDPDAISEKADLVFTALPHKE